In Eubalaena glacialis isolate mEubGla1 chromosome 3, mEubGla1.1.hap2.+ XY, whole genome shotgun sequence, the following are encoded in one genomic region:
- the HMGCS2 gene encoding LOW QUALITY PROTEIN: hydroxymethylglutaryl-CoA synthase, mitochondrial (The sequence of the model RefSeq protein was modified relative to this genomic sequence to represent the inferred CDS: inserted 1 base in 1 codon; deleted 2 bases in 1 codon; substituted 2 bases at 2 genomic stop codons) — translation MRYHLTPVRMAIIKAPESISKFSTVPAIPLTKRDTWPKDVGILALEVYFPAQYVDQTDVEKFNDVEAGKYTVGMSQTQMGFCSVQEDINSLCLTVVQQLMECTQLPWESVGRLEVGTETIIDKSKAVKTVFMELFQDSGNTDIEGIDTTSACYGDTASLFSVGNWVESSSWDGTLYALVVCGDIAVHSSGNIHPTGRAGAVAMLVGPKAPLALERGLRATHMENVYDFYKADMTSECPQLDGKLSIQRYLRALDRCYVLYCQKIRNQWEQAGIDRHFSLDDLQFMIFHTPFCKMVQKSLAHLMFNDFLLASGNTQTGLNKRLEAFRGLKLEDTYTNKDVEKAFQKASLDMFNKKSKASLYLSTHXGNMYTSSLDGCLASLLSPHSAQDLAGSRIGAFSYGSGLAESFFSFRVSQDASPGELPPPLEKLVSSTSDLPKCLTSWKRMSPEKFTEIMNQREQFYHKVNFSPLGDQNSLFPGTXYLEXVDEGYHRKYARRPV, via the exons atgaggtatcacctcacaccagtcagaatggccatcatcaaa GCTCCGGAATCCATTTCCAA GTTTTCTACAGTCCCCGCTATCCCCTTGACCAAAAGAGATACTTGGCCAAAGGATGTGGGCATCCTTGCCCTGGAGGTCTATTTCCCAGCCCAATATGTGGACCAAACAGACGTGGAGAAGTTTAACGATGTGGAGGCAGGGAAGTACACAGTGGGCATGAGCCAAACCCAGATGGGCTTCTGCTCAGTCCAGGAGGACATCAACTCCCTGTGCCTGACGGTGGTGCAGCAGTTGATGGAGTGCACGCAGCTCCCATGGGAATCTGTGGGCCGGCTGGAAGTGGGCACTGAGACCATCATCGACAAGTCCAAGGCTGTCAAAACAGTGTTCATGGAGCTCTTCCAGGATTCAGGCAACACTGACATTGAGGGCATAGATACCACCAGTGCCTGCTACGGTGACACTGCC TCTCTATTCAGTGTTGGCAACTGGGTGGAGTCCAGCTCCTGGGATGGTAC TCTCTATGCCCTGGTGGTCTGTGGAGACATCGCAGTGCACTCCAGTGGTAATATTCACCCCACAGGCAGGGCTGGAGCTGTGGCAATGCTGGTTGGGCCCAAGGCCCCTCTGGCCCTCGAGAGAG GGCTTAGAGCAACCCACATGGAGAATGTATATGACTTCTACAAAGCAGATATGACTTCAGAGTGCCCACAATTGGATGGGAAGCTCTCCATCCAGCGCTACTTACGGGCCCTGGATCGATGCTACGTGTTATACTGTCAAAAGATCCGGAACCAGTGGGAGCAAG CTGGCATCGATAGACATTTCAGTCTTGATGATTTACAGTTTATGATCTTTCACACACCCTTCTGCAAGATGGTCCAGAAATCCCTGGCTCACCTGATGTTCAATGACTTTCTGTTAGCCAGTGGCAACACACAGACCGGCCTCAATAAGAGGCTGGAAGCCTTCAG GGGGCTAAAGCTGGAAGATACCTACACCAATaaggatgtagaaaaagcatttcaaaAGGCCTCTCTAGACATGTTCAACAAGAAAAGCAAGGCCTCCCTCTACCTCTCCACAC AGGGGAATATGTACACTTCATCCCTGGATGGATGCCTGGCCTCACTTCTGTCCCC TCACTCTGCCCAGGACTTGGCTGGCTCCAGGATTGGTGCCTTCTCTTATGGCTCTGGCTTAGCGGAAAGTTTCTTTTCATTTCGGGTGTCCCAGGATGCTTCTCCAGGTGA gctccccccacccctggagAAGCTGGTATCCAGTACATCAGACCTGCCAAAATGTCTCACCTCCTGGAAGCGTATGTCTCCTGAGAAGTTTACAGAAATAATGAACCAAAGAGAACAATTCTACCACAAGG TGAATTTCTCACCACTTGGTGACCAAAACAGCCTTTTCCCAGGCACTTGATACCTGGAGTGAGTGGATGAGGGGTATCACCGAAAGTATGCCCGGCGTCCGGTCTAA